In Sphingobium sp. B2D3C, a genomic segment contains:
- the ndk gene encoding nucleoside-diphosphate kinase: MAATRTFSIIKPDATRRNLTGAVTKMLEEAGLRVVASKRIHMSREQAEGFYAVHKERPFFGELVEFMISGPVVVQVLEGEDAVKRNRDIMGATNPANAEPGTIRKELAESIEANSVHGSDSEENAAIEIAYFFKPEEIVG; this comes from the coding sequence ATGGCGGCGACCCGCACCTTCTCGATCATCAAGCCCGACGCGACCCGTCGCAACCTGACCGGTGCTGTCACCAAGATGCTGGAGGAAGCCGGCCTGCGCGTCGTGGCATCCAAGCGCATCCACATGAGCCGCGAGCAGGCCGAGGGCTTCTACGCGGTCCACAAGGAGCGTCCCTTCTTCGGTGAGCTGGTCGAGTTCATGATTTCGGGCCCGGTCGTCGTGCAGGTTCTGGAAGGCGAAGACGCCGTGAAGCGCAATCGCGACATCATGGGCGCCACCAACCCCGCCAATGCCGAGCCCGGCACCATCCGCAAGGAACTGGCCGAGTCGATCGAAGCCAACAGCGTTCACGGGTCGGACAGCGAAGAGAATGCCGCGATCGAGATCGCCTACTTCTTCAAGCCGGAAGAAATCGTCGGCTAA
- a CDS encoding glycosyltransferase family 4 protein, translating into MKLAYLLNMYPLISTTFIRREIGAIEALGQPVERFALRHWDGELVDPEDIAEQARTHYIITGSKAALLWDVLLTCLLHPVRTLRVLPLWWRVWRNAGRNLVAHVAYLLEAMAFTRRASAQGIDHVHTHFSTNATTVAILARRLGGPSYSFTVHGPDELVPGEPARLSIREKARDAAFIVAITRYCHDRIVAEAPEAAQKVRIVHCGINLADFPYQPAPPESSRVICIGRLCANKGQIHIPPAVAAVIGEFPDLVVELIGGGDDEHALREAIRAHGVEDHVILHGWGTGAYVREQLLAGRAMLLPSYAEGLPIGIMEAFAIGRPVLSTTIAGIPELLDERCGWIFAPGDEDAIAEALRGIMRATPEQRAALGAEARRRVEERHDLFKSAQTLLDYFTPEAASGRQH; encoded by the coding sequence ATGAAACTTGCTTATCTTCTAAACATGTATCCGCTGATCAGCACGACGTTCATCCGTCGCGAGATAGGCGCGATCGAGGCGCTTGGTCAGCCGGTCGAGCGCTTTGCCCTGCGGCACTGGGATGGCGAGCTGGTCGACCCTGAGGATATCGCCGAGCAGGCGCGCACGCACTATATCATCACCGGCAGCAAGGCGGCGCTGCTGTGGGACGTGCTGCTCACCTGCCTGCTGCATCCGGTCAGAACGCTGCGGGTACTGCCGCTCTGGTGGCGGGTGTGGCGCAACGCCGGGCGGAACCTTGTCGCCCATGTCGCCTATCTGCTGGAGGCAATGGCTTTCACCCGCCGCGCCAGTGCGCAAGGGATCGATCACGTCCACACCCACTTCTCGACCAACGCGACCACGGTGGCGATACTGGCGCGGCGGCTAGGCGGGCCATCTTACAGCTTCACGGTCCATGGTCCCGATGAGTTGGTGCCCGGCGAGCCGGCCCGCCTCTCCATCCGCGAGAAGGCACGCGATGCGGCTTTCATCGTCGCCATCACCCGTTACTGCCACGATCGCATCGTGGCGGAGGCCCCAGAGGCGGCCCAGAAGGTCCGCATCGTCCATTGCGGCATCAACCTCGCTGACTTCCCCTATCAGCCTGCCCCGCCTGAGAGCAGCCGTGTGATCTGCATCGGCCGCCTGTGCGCCAACAAGGGCCAGATCCATATTCCGCCCGCCGTCGCTGCTGTGATCGGGGAGTTTCCGGATCTGGTTGTCGAGCTGATCGGCGGCGGGGACGACGAGCACGCGCTACGGGAGGCGATCCGGGCACATGGCGTCGAGGATCATGTCATCCTGCACGGCTGGGGCACCGGTGCCTATGTACGGGAGCAATTGCTGGCCGGTCGCGCCATGCTGCTGCCGAGCTATGCCGAGGGCCTGCCCATCGGGATCATGGAAGCCTTCGCCATCGGCCGACCGGTGCTGAGCACGACGATCGCGGGCATCCCCGAGTTGCTAGACGAGCGCTGTGGCTGGATTTTCGCGCCTGGCGATGAGGACGCCATTGCCGAGGCGTTACGCGGGATCATGCGCGCCACGCCCGAGCAGCGGGCTGCGCTGGGCGCCGAGGCACGGCGCCGCGTGGAAGAGCGGCACGACCTGTTCAAATCGGCCCAGACCTTGCTCGATTATTTCACGCCGGAAGCGGCCTCGGGCCGGCAGCACTAA
- a CDS encoding NAD kinase: MADRKLALLASPTDAAREAARRLQAVIPFVSLNEADIIIALGGDGFMLQTLHALLESHRRVPVFGMNLGTVGFLMNEWRQDGLDQRLDKAKAFKVNPLRMHAVTVSGETFAMPAINEISLLRETRQTAWLEVSVNGRVVIQELVCDGALVATPAGSTAYNLSAHGPILPLDCGLVALTPISPFRPRRWRGAILPERSKIRLRVVDPVKRPVSAVADQREVRDVSQVEIAVDFAMPLTLLFDPEHTLDDRIAAEQFIS; this comes from the coding sequence ATGGCTGATCGCAAACTTGCCCTGCTCGCCTCGCCCACGGACGCTGCGCGGGAAGCCGCGCGGCGGCTGCAGGCGGTCATCCCGTTTGTCAGCCTCAACGAGGCCGATATCATCATCGCGTTGGGCGGCGACGGCTTCATGCTGCAGACGCTCCACGCGCTGCTGGAGAGCCATCGCCGGGTGCCCGTGTTCGGCATGAACCTGGGCACCGTCGGCTTCCTGATGAACGAATGGCGGCAGGACGGGCTGGACCAGCGCCTCGACAAGGCCAAGGCGTTCAAGGTGAACCCCTTGCGGATGCACGCCGTGACAGTGAGCGGCGAAACCTTCGCGATGCCCGCGATCAACGAAATCTCCCTGCTGCGCGAGACACGCCAGACCGCCTGGCTCGAAGTTTCCGTCAATGGGCGAGTCGTGATCCAGGAACTGGTCTGCGACGGCGCGCTGGTGGCCACGCCGGCCGGCTCCACGGCCTATAATCTATCGGCACACGGGCCCATTCTCCCGCTCGACTGCGGCCTCGTCGCGCTTACGCCGATCAGCCCCTTCCGTCCGCGCCGCTGGCGGGGCGCGATTCTGCCGGAACGCAGCAAGATTCGGCTGCGCGTGGTCGACCCCGTCAAGCGTCCGGTCTCCGCCGTGGCCGACCAGCGCGAAGTGCGCGATGTCTCGCAGGTCGAGATCGCCGTGGATTTCGCCATGCCGCTCACGCTTTTGTTCGATCCCGAGCACACGCTCGACGATCGGATCGCGGCTGAACAATTTATCTCATGA
- the moaA gene encoding GTP 3',8-cyclase MoaA, translating into MRDSHGRRIDYLRISVTDRCDLRCRYCMSETMQFLPRREILTLEEIAVIAERFIARGVRRIRLSGGEPLVRRDFGDLARALGRHVKAGRLDELTLTTNGTQLATYADMLFDAGIRRINVSLDALDPDIFAHVTRGGDIAKVLGGLEAARQAGLKVKLNTVALRDTNEGQMLPLLDYCAQQGFDLTLIETMPLGEVAEDRSDRFLPLIEAIAPIRERHALIPLDDRTGGPARYFALSGLKTRLGLITPLSQNFCADCNRMRLTCQGRIYMCLGHEDHIDLKAAFREQGVAGIDALLDRALAAKPLAHDFSVAAGAQPATRRHMSVTGG; encoded by the coding sequence ATGCGCGACAGTCATGGCCGCCGCATCGACTATCTGCGGATTTCGGTGACGGACCGCTGCGATCTGCGCTGCCGCTACTGCATGAGCGAGACGATGCAGTTCCTCCCCAGGCGGGAAATCCTGACGCTGGAGGAAATTGCGGTCATCGCCGAGCGCTTCATTGCCCGGGGCGTCCGCCGGATTCGCCTGTCCGGCGGCGAGCCGCTGGTGCGCCGCGATTTCGGCGATCTCGCCCGTGCCCTTGGCCGCCATGTGAAGGCCGGCCGGCTGGACGAACTGACGCTGACGACCAATGGCACGCAACTCGCGACCTATGCCGATATGCTGTTCGATGCTGGCATCCGGCGCATCAACGTCAGCCTCGATGCGCTCGATCCGGACATTTTCGCGCATGTGACGCGCGGCGGCGATATCGCCAAGGTGCTCGGCGGTCTTGAGGCCGCGCGGCAGGCGGGCCTCAAGGTCAAGCTCAACACTGTGGCGCTGCGGGATACCAACGAAGGCCAGATGCTGCCGCTGCTCGATTATTGCGCGCAGCAGGGCTTCGACCTCACCCTGATCGAGACGATGCCGCTCGGCGAAGTGGCAGAGGATCGCTCGGATCGCTTCCTGCCGCTGATCGAGGCAATCGCTCCGATTCGCGAGCGGCACGCTCTCATCCCGCTGGATGACCGCACCGGCGGGCCGGCGCGCTATTTTGCCCTCTCCGGCCTCAAGACCCGGCTGGGCCTCATCACGCCGCTCTCCCAGAATTTCTGCGCCGATTGCAACCGGATGCGCCTCACCTGCCAGGGACGCATCTACATGTGCCTGGGGCATGAAGATCATATCGATCTCAAGGCCGCATTCCGCGAACAGGGTGTCGCGGGGATCGACGCCCTGCTCGACCGGGCGCTGGCTGCCAAGCCGCTGGCACATGACTTCAGCGTCGCGGCTGGCGCGCAGCCCGCCACGCGCCGCCACATGAGCGTGACGGGCGGATAA
- a CDS encoding putative bifunctional diguanylate cyclase/phosphodiesterase, which produces MSEPAAPRPHGEGDQSSGLSGDMGGLPLFILSAAHRDALSACAAQAGWKPIAARRLDRAESRYLGSLARIAVIDLRGVTPDDALEMVKALAAAVEASGGALLLLVEDVGAPHVPGLIAAGATHLLDGEIDETRFTIALRTADKLAERLIGSLAAAGNRHAVARSDGLFWRWNGAERTLAISPALGDLLRIMVPDADHARLGIADLVRALDRADRAGAVAAIRRAVDDLMPSAFAHAVPSQPDRRLVQHLYPDAQGFSGEVEELDVHHRANRRDRDPMTGLASRQGAIRWLDHHLAQGRLPAVLLIGLGDFDRVNSAYGRLVGDAMLSRVAIRLQRLVDAMAPRDSLVARITGTEFVIAVLGGPETALPSVERATLLAQQIVAEISRPFNAGDYLIRLTARCGLAPGQSGDAAETILRRASNALADARRGSAQGGIRIRVADEASRIVDDDRLQNDLRHALDSEQIQLLFQPQYAMEDDSIVGVEALARWQHPHYGEIGAGALFAIAERSDFMLPLSDHIHARALAEAAAWPDELRDLRLAINVTAADISEPDFLQNFLRTVDASGFARERLTVELTESGLVEHLAGASLLLTQLREAGLKVAVDDFGTGYSSLAYLKALPLDYLKIDRSIARDIEGTARDRVIVRAIIDMGRSLGLGVIAEGVETEQQLALLARAGCTCYQGFLRSPAIASDKLADLVRTSKRGAT; this is translated from the coding sequence GTGAGTGAGCCTGCCGCACCCCGGCCCCATGGAGAGGGCGACCAGTCCTCCGGCCTGTCCGGGGACATGGGCGGGCTGCCGCTTTTCATTCTCTCGGCCGCGCACCGTGACGCGCTTTCCGCCTGTGCTGCGCAGGCCGGGTGGAAGCCCATCGCGGCGCGGCGGTTGGACCGGGCCGAGAGCCGCTATCTCGGGAGCCTGGCGCGCATCGCAGTCATCGATCTGCGGGGTGTGACGCCGGATGATGCCCTCGAAATGGTGAAAGCCCTGGCGGCCGCAGTCGAAGCCTCCGGGGGCGCCTTGCTGCTGCTCGTTGAAGACGTCGGCGCGCCGCACGTCCCCGGGTTGATCGCCGCCGGCGCCACCCATCTGCTTGATGGCGAGATCGACGAGACCCGCTTCACCATCGCGCTGCGCACCGCCGACAAGCTGGCCGAGCGCTTGATCGGCAGTCTTGCCGCGGCGGGCAACCGCCATGCCGTCGCACGCAGCGATGGCCTGTTCTGGCGCTGGAATGGAGCGGAGCGGACGCTCGCGATCAGCCCGGCGCTGGGCGATCTGCTGCGGATCATGGTGCCGGATGCCGACCATGCCCGGCTGGGCATTGCCGATCTGGTCCGCGCGCTCGATCGGGCGGACCGGGCAGGGGCGGTGGCCGCGATCCGCCGCGCCGTTGACGATCTCATGCCCTCCGCCTTTGCCCATGCCGTCCCGTCCCAGCCGGATCGACGGCTGGTCCAGCATCTCTATCCGGACGCCCAGGGCTTTAGCGGCGAGGTCGAGGAGCTCGATGTGCATCATCGCGCCAACCGGCGGGATCGAGACCCGATGACGGGCCTTGCCAGCCGCCAAGGCGCGATCCGCTGGCTCGACCATCATTTGGCGCAAGGGCGGCTGCCGGCGGTACTGCTGATCGGGCTTGGCGATTTCGACCGGGTGAACAGCGCTTATGGGCGGTTGGTCGGCGATGCGATGCTCTCTCGGGTGGCGATCCGCCTTCAGCGCCTTGTCGATGCCATGGCGCCGCGCGACTCGCTGGTGGCGCGGATCACCGGCACAGAGTTTGTCATCGCCGTGCTGGGCGGGCCTGAAACCGCGCTGCCATCCGTCGAGAGGGCAACGCTGCTTGCGCAGCAAATCGTCGCGGAAATCAGTCGGCCCTTCAACGCGGGCGACTATCTCATTCGCCTGACGGCGCGCTGCGGCCTTGCGCCCGGTCAATCCGGCGATGCGGCCGAGACGATCCTGCGCCGCGCAAGCAATGCGCTCGCGGACGCCCGGCGCGGCAGCGCGCAGGGCGGCATCCGCATCCGGGTCGCGGATGAAGCCAGCCGCATCGTGGATGACGATCGCTTGCAGAACGACCTGCGCCACGCCCTCGATTCCGAGCAGATCCAGCTCCTGTTCCAGCCGCAATATGCCATGGAGGATGACAGCATCGTGGGCGTCGAGGCGCTCGCCCGCTGGCAGCACCCCCATTATGGCGAGATCGGCGCCGGCGCGCTGTTTGCCATCGCCGAGCGATCCGATTTCATGCTGCCGCTCTCCGATCATATTCATGCGCGGGCATTGGCGGAGGCGGCGGCATGGCCCGATGAGCTGCGCGATCTGCGGTTAGCGATCAACGTGACCGCGGCCGATATCTCCGAGCCGGATTTCCTGCAGAACTTCCTCCGGACCGTCGATGCATCGGGCTTCGCGCGCGAGCGTCTGACCGTCGAACTGACCGAAAGCGGCCTGGTCGAGCATCTCGCCGGCGCCTCGCTTCTGCTCACGCAATTGCGAGAGGCGGGGCTCAAGGTCGCGGTCGACGATTTCGGAACCGGCTATTCCAGCCTTGCCTATCTCAAGGCGCTGCCGCTCGATTATCTCAAGATCGACCGGAGCATCGCGCGCGATATCGAGGGCACTGCGCGGGATCGTGTGATCGTCCGGGCGATCATCGATATGGGGCGCTCGCTGGGGCTGGGCGTGATCGCCGAGGGTGTGGAAACCGAGCAGCAACTCGCGCTTCTCGCGCGGGCCGGCTGCACTTGCTATCAGGGTTTTCTGCGTTCGCCGGCCATTGCCAGCGACAAGCTCGCCGATCTCGTTCGCACGAGTAAGCGCGGCGCCACCTAG
- the hemA gene encoding 5-aminolevulinate synthase produces the protein MNYQHVFTQAIERLHGEGRYRVFIDILRNKGAFPNARCFAGHNGPKPITVWCSNDYLAMGQHPKVIAAMEEALHDVGAGSGGTRNIGGNTHYHVDLEAELADLHGKESALLFTSGYVSNEATLATLGKLLPGCIIFSDALNHASMIAGIRNSGCEKRVFRHNDVAHLRELLAEADPDAPKLIAFESVYSMDGDVAPIHDICDLADEFNALTYCDEVHAVGMYGRRGGGITERDEAAHRITILEGTLGKAFGVMGGYIAADKVIIDVIRSYAPGFIFTTSLSPVLVAGVLAAVRHLKQSQVERDAQQAAAAFLKAEMANANLPVMPSVTHIVPLMVGDPVKAKRISDILLAEYGVYVQPINFPTVPRGTERLRFTPGPSHSEEMMRELVSALVEIWDRLDLEFRKAA, from the coding sequence ATGAATTATCAGCATGTTTTCACGCAGGCGATCGAGCGCCTGCATGGCGAGGGCCGCTACCGGGTCTTCATCGACATTCTGCGGAACAAGGGCGCCTTCCCCAATGCCCGCTGCTTTGCCGGGCATAACGGTCCGAAGCCGATCACCGTCTGGTGCTCCAACGATTATCTCGCCATGGGCCAGCACCCCAAGGTGATCGCGGCCATGGAAGAGGCGCTGCACGATGTCGGCGCCGGCTCGGGCGGCACGCGCAATATCGGCGGCAACACCCATTATCATGTCGATCTGGAAGCCGAGCTGGCGGACCTGCACGGCAAGGAGAGCGCTCTGCTCTTCACCTCCGGCTATGTCTCGAACGAGGCGACGCTCGCCACACTGGGCAAGCTGCTGCCCGGCTGCATCATATTTTCCGACGCGCTCAACCACGCCTCGATGATTGCGGGCATCCGCAATTCGGGCTGCGAGAAGCGCGTGTTCCGTCACAATGACGTAGCGCATCTGCGCGAACTGCTGGCCGAGGCCGATCCGGATGCGCCCAAGCTGATCGCCTTCGAGAGCGTCTATTCGATGGACGGCGACGTGGCGCCGATCCACGACATCTGCGACCTTGCCGATGAGTTCAACGCCCTCACCTACTGCGATGAAGTGCATGCCGTGGGCATGTATGGCCGGCGCGGGGGTGGCATCACTGAGCGGGACGAGGCGGCGCACCGGATCACGATCCTCGAAGGCACGCTGGGCAAAGCCTTTGGCGTGATGGGCGGCTATATCGCGGCCGACAAGGTGATCATCGATGTAATCCGCAGCTATGCGCCGGGTTTCATCTTCACCACCTCCCTCTCGCCCGTGCTCGTTGCCGGCGTACTGGCGGCCGTCCGGCATCTCAAGCAGAGCCAGGTCGAGCGGGACGCGCAACAGGCCGCAGCGGCGTTCCTCAAGGCCGAAATGGCCAATGCCAATCTGCCGGTCATGCCGTCGGTCACCCATATCGTGCCGCTGATGGTCGGCGATCCGGTAAAGGCCAAGCGGATCAGCGACATTCTGCTCGCCGAATATGGCGTATATGTGCAGCCCATCAACTTCCCCACCGTGCCGCGCGGTACGGAGCGGCTGCGGTTCACGCCCGGCCCGTCCCACAGCGAAGAGATGATGCGTGAGCTTGTGTCCGCACTGGTCGAGATTTGGGATCGGCTGGATTTGGAGTTCCGCAAGGCGGCCTGA